A window of the Cucurbita pepo subsp. pepo cultivar mu-cu-16 chromosome LG01, ASM280686v2, whole genome shotgun sequence genome harbors these coding sequences:
- the LOC111800270 gene encoding uncharacterized protein LOC111800270, which produces MEVPVLNMITGFGRELGSIPDPNFLSRIFTSFSIFQQFWKWGALFIALLATFSGIINRLKTSVIVIRRRTRTTPISEPLSSSLHGRENVGLISENFRSLPLSSSESEDENEGDRDREPDDRLDFLVKGSVRLSGEFDDRSFSGLRRRHGSRGGNGDSFSWPCFVSDKSVVKQWSDVKLKCEFEELSGSVILVYDENEEAEICSIFRGGDPLKAAAVSAAKMVVAARESGLGNMSLKIWDTRDRSQTPVIAAEWNSPMIVDVYSEEVEKVDIGDKGAAGMMVGDVRKFWSASEKWRKGGGEDWWESAATPFIVL; this is translated from the coding sequence ATGGAAGTTCCTGTGCTGAACATGATTACTGGATTCGGAAGAGAACTGGGTTCGATTCCAGATCCCAATTTTCTCTCTCGAATTTTCACTTCCTTTTCCATATTTCAACAGTTTTGGAAATGGGGTGCTCTGTTTATTGCTCTGTTGGCCACATTTAGCGGCATAATCAATCGACTCAAGACCTCTGTTATCGTCATTCGCCGGAGAACTCGAACCACTCCCATTTCGGAACCTCTCTCCTCATCTCTCCACGGCAGAGAGAACGTTGGTTTAATTTCAGAGAATTTCAGATCTCTGCCTCTTTCAAGCTCGGAATCGGAAGATGAGAACGAGGGGGACCGGGACCGGGAGCCGGATGATAGGTTGGATTTCCTTGTAAAAGGGTCGGTTCGACTTTCCGGTGAATTTGATGACCGCAGTTTTTCTGGTCTCCGGCGGCGACACGGAAGCAGAGGAGGCAATGGAGATTCTTTCTCGTGGCCCTGTTTTGTGTCGGACAAGAGCGTGGTGAAGCAATGGAGCGATGTGAAATTGAAATGCGAGTTTGAGGAGTTGAGTGGGAGTGTAATTTTGGTGTACGATGAGAATGAAGAGGCGGAGATCTGCTCCATTTTCAGAGGGGGAGATCCGCTGAAAGCGGCGGCGGTATCGGCGGCGAAAATGGTTGTGGCTGCCAGAGAGAGTGGTTTGGGGAACATGTCGCTGAAGATTTGGGACACGCGCGACCGGAGTCAGACACCGGTGATTGCGGCGGAGTGGAATTCTCCAATGATCGTCGACGTCTATTCCGAGGAGGTTGAAAAGGTCGATATTGGAGATAAGGGGGCCGCCGGAATGATGGTTGGCGATGTTAGAAAATTTTGGTCGGCGTCGGAGAAGTGGCGGAAGGGCGGCGGTGAGGACTGGTGGGAATCGGCAGCGACGCCATTTATAGTCTTATGA